The Halanaerobiaceae bacterium ANBcell28 genome contains the following window.
TGGGGGAATTCTAGTGATAAGTGGTTAAATGGAATTCATGAAGGAAGAGCAAGAATAATAGAAGATGAAATGTTCCTAAATAATAAAGACGTAAAAAAGAAAGTTCTTGAATGCAAATATCCTGCTGGAAAGTTTTGTCCTCAAGAGGGTGGAGTTCAATGGAAGTCTCATATAAGTCCAAAAGATGAGTATTTTTTAGAGTATAAATTGAAATTTAGTGAAAATTTCGAATGGGTTATGGGTGGTAAACTTCCAGGTTTAGCAGGAGGTTCTACTCCTACCGGTGGTTTTGGCAAGAAAGATGGTTTTTCTTCTCGTTATATGTGGCGAGCTAATGGTGTTTATGAATTATATTTGTATTGGAGTGGTCAAGCTGCTAAGTATGGGGATATGATTAGACCCAATATTAAATTTAAGAGAGGAGATTGGCATATTTTAAAACAATATATTAAGTTAAATACACCTGGAGAAGAGAATGGTATTATGAAATTATATTTCGATAATAAAGAAATATATCGTAAAGATGACTTTCGATTTAGATTGTCGAGAGCAAATTGGCAGATAAACTATTTTCTTTTTAGTACTTTCTATGGCGGAAATACTATTGAATGGGCTCCTAAAAAGGAAAATTCAATTGCTTTTGCTGATTTTAAAATATGGACTTCGTGATATATTTTAACAGCTTATTATTTATATAAATGCATCTTATAATTTAACAAAGAAAAATAAAGCAAATTAAAAAAAGTTTC
Protein-coding sequences here:
- a CDS encoding polysaccharide lyase, which encodes MSINKDDKKIKLIDFSNRKPGIYTLDILKKDWGNSSDKWLNGIHEGRARIIEDEMFLNNKDVKKKVLECKYPAGKFCPQEGGVQWKSHISPKDEYFLEYKLKFSENFEWVMGGKLPGLAGGSTPTGGFGKKDGFSSRYMWRANGVYELYLYWSGQAAKYGDMIRPNIKFKRGDWHILKQYIKLNTPGEENGIMKLYFDNKEIYRKDDFRFRLSRANWQINYFLFSTFYGGNTIEWAPKKENSIAFADFKIWTS